TACAACTTCCCctgttgaaacaaaaaaaatccttCTCCTTGCGTAACCAACACGTGCCGTTTACTTGTGCGTCGGCACAGTGCCGAGACTGGGAGATCTTTGACATTATTACTTGTTACAACTTTTGGTAGGTTCAGTGCGCAATGATTCGGCATCTGCCGAACACTGCACCATATCACCATCACTAGTTGTGATACATGTTGCAACATTAGCCTCTCAAATTGCTAGATATGTTCTCTTAGGTGAAAGCATATCAGGTGGAGTTTAAGGTACATGCAATCTGGAATCAGCAATTTTGCTTCCGTAACAAATTTCAGATTCATGTATTTGAGATGCAGTATACAACATAATTTATCGAAAAGTGCTTTTGGCTCCTGAGCTCCAGTGCTCTCGCCATTTAAAAAATGTTTATAAGTtatcaaaaaatctgaaaaataattTTGGAGATTGTCAGTGATATATCTTACAATCATGCAAAATCTCAACAAAAAATTCTTTTTTTTACTTTGTGctagacaaaaataacaaaatctaacatgtttttggagatttgaaaatgactactcagatctgcatttttgttatttttgtgtagcttaaAATATAAAGTATTTAAAATTGAGATTTTacacgtttgtgggatacattattggctatatgcagattttttttcagattttttgaaacttacaaaatatgatttttaatttatttgaaaacgagatcactggtgcccatgtgcaccaaatctttgTCCATAATTTTTATTCATTAATAAAAAAACGATCATCATGTAATACCGTACCTGTACTAACTGTGGCTGGGACCAAGCTAGAAAATGCACACTAGAGGAGCCAATTAAACAAAGAAACACATGTGCGATAAACAATATTTGCCTGGAAGAAAGTACTTTCCATAAATGTCCTGAATTTTTTGGATTTGTATTCTTTTTTATGATCTTCCATTATCAGTCTAATTTAATCCCTTACAACTTGATGTGGGGCTTCTTCCGCGTACACTCGGCCCCTATGCTCACGATGCTTTCGGCTGTAGGATCTAGCCTGGAAGTGCTTCAGGCCGCTGGATCGAGATGGTGGAGCGATATCTTTGAACTGAATTGCGCCCCTCGTGTGACTATGAAAGGGCCCCACACCCAACTGTCCAACTATCCAGCCAGCAAGTCTTGTCGTACAGTGGGGAAACAACTGACATCATCGCCCCCCGCACAATCATGCCGCCAAACCCAGCCCCACAACCCAACTCTCTTGTACAAACTGAAACTCAGTTGATCTCGGAGGAGGGACTAGATCTCCTACTGGTTTTGACAAGTACACTACGAAACACCATGCCTAAGAAGACATGTTTGAAACCCTGATTCGTCCTATGCAGTGCCGAGTCAAGCCATCCTGATACCTCTCATTTCCATGTACACGCATCCTTAGCTCTAGCATCCAGCCCATCTCGCTCCCTGTTTTACCACCTGAATGTGAACGCTAGCCGGTTCACATTTGTAATTTTTGGTAGCTTCTTGATCAAAGCCAATTAGCCAAAGGCTGCCTAGAAATACCCTTCCCCGGACCCCACAATGTGTGGAACTTTCAGCACCGGGTATGCCCTTTTTTTTCTAAATAAAAGCCAGCTAGCTGCTGAAATTTCTACGAGCTGAAATGAAACATCCTATTTTTTTCTCCTTTCTGGTGTATTAAAAAAAGGACAGAGACCCCAAGTGCGGAGATCCTTTTTATAGCAAGGGATCGTGGGAGCTGCATCATATCACCCACCATGCATTAGTTTGCTACCAACTTGTGTGGTGATAATTAGGATCTTCTCCCGTACAAAAGGTAATAAGAAGAAAAGGCATGGCCTTCAAAATGAAGGGAGATGCTTTGCTCGTCCCATACGCCCGTGTATGTTGAAACTTCTTCCTGGATTGCATGGACCATTATGTATGAATGATCATTGACATGACCTACTTCTTCCCTTTTCCTTTCTATTAAAGATTTCATTAAACATGTCCCAGTCCATCTTTTTTTCATGTGTGACTTAGTATTTATCTTCATCAGATCAGTAAACTTTGGAGGAGACCTGCAAAATAAATATATCACTACCACTAGTACAGTTTAATAAAACTAATGTTACACTATTGTTGACTATTTAAGGCTTTGCTGCTGAATCAGAAATATCTTACCTCTTCTATTAAAAAAAAAATCTTACCTCAATTGCCTGCATACTGGACCAAATGTGCATTCATGGCTTCAGTGCATTGTCACAGTGCAGAGACTGGGAGATTTGTTTTACATAACTAGAACTTATAGAATAACTTCCATTATGACAACTCATGTGCTTCTAATAATTTCTAGGTGGTGTCACCTCGATGGACTCATTTCTCAAGAGGTTCTTTCCAGAGGTATACCGCCACAAGCAGGACAGCAAGGTCAGCAACTACTGCCAGTTCAACAGCGAGCTCCTTACCGTGTTCACCTCCTCACTCTACATTGCCGGCCTTGTCGCCACGCTGATCGCGTCATCTGTGACGAGGAGGTTCGGCCGCCGGGCGTCCATGCTCATTGGCGGAACCGTCTTCATTGCCGGCTCGGTGTTTGGAGGTGCAGCTGTCAACGTGCCCATGCTGCTCCTCAACCGGATCCTGTTGGGGATAGGCCTGGGGTTCACTAACCAGGTAACAGCCGCTGCATAAATTCAAGCCAATAATCTTTTGAGTCAGTGTGTGATACGGTAAATAAAATAGTTCATCAAGAGATAAAACAATTAGTAGCAAAGCAAAATTTTGTCAGATAAGTCACGCGTTTACTTGTGGCAACTGACAAATTTGATGTCTGTCTCCCAAAGAATCATtgcctgataagtaatgtattcatCTTGTGGCAAGTGCATGTGATGTTTCTAAATATTTGTTTCCTTTTTCTAAAAATTACATTTTGAACTGCACTAAATACCTTACTGTGAAATTAAAAATTTCAGTCGATCCCATTGTACCTGTCAGAAATGGCACCACCGCAGTACCGCGGTGCGATCAACAATGGATTCGAGCTCAGCATCAGCATTGGCATTCTCATTGCAAACATCCTTAACTACTGTGTGGTGAAAATCACAGCAGGGTGGGGCTGGAGGATATCCCTATCCATGGCCGCAGTCCCTGCTCTCTTCCTGACTATCGGCGCAATCTTCCTCCCTGAGACGCCAAGCTTCATAATACAGCATGACGGAAACACCGACAAGGCCAGAGCCCTGCTCGAAAAGCTGCGTGGAACCACCTCAGTACAGAATGAGCTGGATGACCTGGTCTCTGCTAGCAACCTCTCAAGAGCAACCAGATACCCATTCAGAAACATATTCAAGAGGAAGTACAGGCCGCAGCTTGCCATGGTGCTCTTGATCCCTTTCTTCAACCAGCTCACCGGGATCAATGTGATAAACTTCTATGCCCCCGTGATGTTCCGGACAATCGGCCTCAAAGAGAGCGCGTCCCTCCTGTCCTCGGTCGTCACACGTCTCTGCGCAACGTTTGCTAACATCGTAGCGATGATAGTGGTCGACAGGTTCGGGCGCAGGAAGCTCTTCCTCATAGGCGGCATCCAGATGATCCTGTCACAGGTCGCTGTTGGCGCCATCCTAGCTGCAAAGTTCAAGGACTATGGGTTGATGGATAAGGAGTATGCTTACCTTGTGTTGACCACCATGTGTGTGTTTGTTGCTGGATTTGCATGGTCATGGGGACCTCTCACATTCCTCGTTCCAACTGAGATCTGCCCCTTGGAGATCAGATCAGCAGGGCAGAGCATTGTGGTTGCTGTGGTCTTCTTGATGACATTTGTGATCGGCCAGACATTCCTCGCGGTTCTCTGCCACATCAAGTCAGGGACCTTCTTCCTCTTCGCTGCATGGATATGTGTGATGACGCTGCTGATTTACATGTTCCTGCCAGAGACAAAGAAGCTTCCCATGGAGCAGATGGAGCAGGTCTGGAGGAGCCATTGGTTCTGGAAGAAGATTGTTGGGGAGGTAGAGGATAAGGAAGATGAAAAGGAGCAGCAAGCAGGGAAAATCGCCTTGCCGAGCTAGGAGCTTCTAGCGCTTTCTGAATTTGAATGTACTTCATGAACCAGCAAGGAAAAACGTAGAATGAGATTTTAGTTAGCAGCTAAGATTGTAAATCTAATTGCATCTAACTGTGTTACCTGACAGCCCTCTGCAGTTGTTGTTGCCAGTTCCTACGTATGGCCATTTCAAGTGGTAAGATTTTGGAACATAGAAAGTATAAGCGATGGGTGCGGTTAGGGATAGAAGGGACAGCCCTCTGCAGTTGTTGCCAGTTCCTACGCATTTGCCAGTTCCTGCGGCAACTAATTTGGAACATAGAAAGTACATAATATTGCCAACAAGAAAGTATTCCCTCCGATCCAAAAAGGAAAAAGTGTCCGACGAGTCATTTTTTCTTCATCAACCCGCAGTCGACTCCACCACTCACGCGTTCACCCAAGAAGAAGATTGGTAGCCACATCTACCGAGGAATCCCATCTCCGCCAGCGGGAGCTTTGGGCCCCTCTCCCTCCGCTTACTGTTCCGGCGGCAGGATGGGGAGGGGACCTCGTTGCTCTGTTATATAGTTAGGGTTTGTCTGTTAGGGTTTGTCTGCTGCAGTTCGTTGTTAGGGTGGTGTGAGCGGCGCCCGAGGAAATATATATATGCCTCACTCCACTCCTACACTGACGGCGACCTTCACGACAGCGTATCGGAGTTGTTGGCAACGTATGCTTGTCGATCTTGCAGGTCGGCGGCTTGGTCTTCTCGTCGCTCTTCAGATCTTGCGAGATCTGTTTCTCGACATGTCGTTGGCGTTTGTCGTTGCCCACGACGGCGCTGGGGATCGGGGCGAGGTGGATGCTCTGAAGCAAGGATGCTGGTTCGGAGGTAGTGAATTTGCCGTTATTCCTCGACTTCGTTGATGGGATGCGGAGGATCTCGGTCCAAGGTAGCAGAGACATCCCCCGGTCGACGTGCTACAACGACATGTGCCTCGCTGCTTGCAGCAGGCctgttcatcgactcacaaagcctCGTTCGCGATAGTGGTCctgttcatcgactcacaaaACCTCGTTGGCGATGATGCTCTTTTGGATCTGGCAAGGGTGGAGGCTCGGCGTCTCTTCCAACGCACGTCTAGACGGCGTTGGAGTTTGGCAGCGGCCTCTGGGTTCGGCGAGTGCAGGAAACCGTAGGAATAGTTTTGTATATTTCTATCCTTTAAGATTTTTTCTGCAAAATTTTCAGGACAACTATTCTCCTCTGATTTTTTACACGTTTGTTTACTCGTGTAACTTGATTTTTCTATTAATGAAA
This Lolium perenne isolate Kyuss_39 chromosome 1, Kyuss_2.0, whole genome shotgun sequence DNA region includes the following protein-coding sequences:
- the LOC127309651 gene encoding hexose carrier protein HEX6, with product MAIGAFVEVPGGAGGGGYSGRVTPFVVLTCVVAGSGGILFGYDLGISGGVTSMDSFLKRFFPEVYRHKQDSKVSNYCQFNSELLTVFTSSLYIAGLVATLIASSVTRRFGRRASMLIGGTVFIAGSVFGGAAVNVPMLLLNRILLGIGLGFTNQSIPLYLSEMAPPQYRGAINNGFELSISIGILIANILNYCVVKITAGWGWRISLSMAAVPALFLTIGAIFLPETPSFIIQHDGNTDKARALLEKLRGTTSVQNELDDLVSASNLSRATRYPFRNIFKRKYRPQLAMVLLIPFFNQLTGINVINFYAPVMFRTIGLKESASLLSSVVTRLCATFANIVAMIVVDRFGRRKLFLIGGIQMILSQVAVGAILAAKFKDYGLMDKEYAYLVLTTMCVFVAGFAWSWGPLTFLVPTEICPLEIRSAGQSIVVAVVFLMTFVIGQTFLAVLCHIKSGTFFLFAAWICVMTLLIYMFLPETKKLPMEQMEQVWRSHWFWKKIVGEVEDKEDEKEQQAGKIALPS